From a region of the Candidatus Binatia bacterium genome:
- the thpR gene encoding RNA 2',3'-cyclic phosphodiesterase, with amino-acid sequence MIRLFVSLEMPALVRERLKLLCCDLPGARWANPDQLHLTIRFIGEVEEPAFEEIREALDRVKMDPFDLEIRGVGHFPPRGQAKTLWAGTPRSEPLQLLHGLVDSALVRAGLAPEGRKFAPHITLGRLRGAPARAVASFLAQNALFREGPIRVDRFWLYSSQLSAKHAVHRPEAEYPLGGALV; translated from the coding sequence GTGATCCGACTCTTCGTGAGTCTGGAGATGCCCGCCCTGGTGCGGGAGCGATTGAAGCTCCTGTGCTGCGACCTGCCGGGCGCCCGGTGGGCGAACCCCGATCAGCTCCACCTGACGATTCGGTTCATCGGCGAAGTGGAGGAGCCTGCCTTCGAAGAGATCCGGGAAGCACTCGACCGTGTGAAGATGGATCCATTCGACCTCGAGATCCGCGGTGTAGGCCACTTTCCTCCTCGGGGGCAAGCGAAGACACTCTGGGCGGGGACCCCGCGCAGTGAGCCACTGCAGCTTCTCCACGGGCTTGTGGACAGCGCACTCGTCCGTGCCGGCCTTGCGCCCGAGGGAAGGAAGTTCGCCCCGCACATCACCCTGGGGCGGCTTCGGGGCGCACCCGCCCGAGCCGTCGCGAGCTTCCTGGCTCAGAACGCCCTTTTTCGGGAGGGCCCGATTCGCGTGGATCGGTTCTGGCTGTACTCCTCTCAGCTTTCCGCGAAGCATGCCGTCCACCGGCCCGAGGCGGAGTACCCGCTCGGCGGCGCCTTGGTATAG
- a CDS encoding HAD family hydrolase, with protein sequence MFSPDLQALVFDFDRTLAPLGNFVKWREALPLMRERYVAHGVPEDHLDGAPRGCFGLYGHVARGDHLEADTLLRAQTEVSEILAKFEAVGIGKVELFDGAAEMLRALPAIGLRAGIVSSNPEWVIRDVLEHRGVAGSFEAIVGRDGLDHIKPAPEGMLLCCERLGVTPAHCLGVGDNAGDIEASRSAGMPAVGVATGVSEEPDLLAAGALAVYDGIPSFHAALTAWKK encoded by the coding sequence GTGTTCTCGCCTGATCTCCAAGCTCTCGTCTTCGATTTCGATCGCACCCTGGCGCCTCTCGGGAACTTCGTGAAGTGGCGTGAGGCGCTTCCCCTGATGCGCGAACGCTACGTGGCGCACGGCGTTCCCGAAGATCATCTCGATGGCGCACCCCGCGGTTGCTTCGGCCTGTACGGACACGTCGCGCGAGGTGATCACCTCGAAGCCGATACGCTGCTGCGGGCGCAGACGGAGGTGTCCGAGATCCTCGCCAAGTTCGAAGCCGTGGGGATCGGCAAGGTGGAGCTGTTCGACGGTGCCGCGGAGATGTTGCGCGCTCTGCCGGCGATCGGACTCCGTGCCGGCATCGTGAGCTCCAACCCGGAGTGGGTCATCCGCGACGTTCTCGAGCACCGCGGCGTGGCTGGCAGCTTCGAGGCCATCGTCGGACGTGACGGCCTCGATCACATCAAGCCCGCGCCCGAGGGCATGCTCCTGTGTTGTGAACGACTCGGCGTCACGCCGGCGCACTGCCTAGGCGTCGGCGACAACGCCGGTGATATCGAGGCGTCTCGTTCCGCCGGCATGCCTGCGGTGGGTGTGGCGACCGGTGTCTCGGAGGAGCCTGATCTCCTCGCTGCGGGCGCGCTCGCCGTCTACGACGGGATCCCCTCGTTCCACGCCGCGCTTACGGCCTGGAAGAAGTAG
- a CDS encoding NrsF family protein produces MANTPHDDSGSTESLLDDLVADLEPVERVWSPGTHLGFWLAVELLVFGLVASLALRMDIMGQLANPLFLLELTLLITTGGLSAAMALLAAMPGREPSSGAVALALGFLLASFVCLYQEMPGTARSIANAPWGMRCAVETLGVAIVPWATLLFFARRGATLVPVVSGGLAGLAAFLIAAATMRVVCPVDNFWHVVIWHYSPVVIGIGASCAIGLLLLRAWRND; encoded by the coding sequence GTGGCCAACACCCCCCACGACGATTCCGGTAGCACCGAGTCCCTGCTCGACGACCTGGTCGCCGACCTCGAACCGGTAGAACGTGTCTGGTCCCCCGGCACGCATCTCGGGTTCTGGCTCGCCGTCGAACTGCTCGTCTTCGGGCTCGTCGCGAGCCTGGCACTCCGGATGGACATCATGGGCCAGCTGGCGAACCCGCTCTTCCTGCTGGAGCTGACCCTTCTGATCACGACCGGCGGCCTCTCCGCGGCGATGGCGCTGCTGGCAGCCATGCCCGGCCGCGAACCGAGCAGCGGCGCCGTGGCGCTCGCGCTCGGGTTCCTCCTGGCGTCGTTCGTGTGCCTCTACCAGGAGATGCCGGGCACCGCGCGAAGCATCGCCAACGCTCCCTGGGGAATGCGGTGCGCGGTCGAAACGCTGGGCGTGGCCATCGTGCCCTGGGCCACGCTACTCTTCTTCGCACGGCGAGGCGCGACCCTCGTGCCGGTCGTGTCCGGAGGCCTCGCAGGGCTCGCCGCGTTTCTGATTGCCGCCGCCACGATGCGCGTCGTGTGTCCGGTCGACAACTTCTGGCACGTGGTGATCTGGCACTACTCGCCCGTGGTGATCGGGATCGGCGCGAGCTGCGCGATCGGCCTGCTGCTCCTGCGCGCCTGGCGCAACGACTGA
- a CDS encoding RNA polymerase sigma factor, which yields MDSVEEKNASDTERGQRAEWMGKAQAGDRDAYRTLLNDIHADLIRFVRRRVHDPQEVEDIVQDVLLMIHRARHTYDASRPFEPWMYAIARNTTIDHGRKRSTRGKREVLTGELPEVAAGAETSDAPLAAALEQLPDAQREAFSMLKIEGLSVEAAAERAGVSAGTLRVRAHRSYRFVKAFIGHEDERDGEG from the coding sequence ATGGACTCGGTAGAAGAGAAAAACGCCTCGGACACAGAGCGTGGCCAGCGGGCAGAGTGGATGGGGAAGGCGCAGGCCGGCGATCGCGATGCCTACCGTACCCTCCTGAACGACATCCACGCCGACCTGATCCGGTTCGTCCGCCGGCGGGTCCACGATCCGCAGGAGGTGGAAGACATCGTCCAGGACGTTCTGTTGATGATCCACCGTGCGCGACACACCTACGACGCAAGTCGGCCCTTCGAGCCGTGGATGTACGCGATCGCGCGCAACACGACGATCGACCATGGCCGCAAACGCTCGACCCGCGGCAAGCGCGAAGTCCTCACCGGAGAGCTCCCAGAGGTCGCCGCCGGTGCGGAGACCAGCGACGCGCCGCTTGCCGCCGCGCTCGAACAGCTCCCGGACGCGCAGCGAGAAGCGTTTTCGATGCTCAAGATCGAGGGACTGTCCGTGGAAGCCGCCGCCGAACGGGCGGGCGTCTCTGCCGGGACGCTGCGCGTGCGCGCACACCGGTCCTACCGATTCGTGAAGGCGTTCATCGGACACGAAGATGAACGCGACGGAGAGGGGTGA
- a CDS encoding cytochrome P450 — protein sequence MQIEDINLTKLASFGGDMPDHWFTFLREEAPVWFHPPVPDCPDLDGEGFWVFSKYDDIQKANRDHRTFSAESGPGRTGGGIMLKDVDQMLGSVMIMTDPPKQQRMRQLVNVGFSPRGVRRLEEYTRELTVRLVDDVLARDESQCEFVSEIAAEVPLQVIAEILGVPEADRRQVFTWTNKALDDTDGDDRMRALVDMYAYANALGNEKKANPTDDVFSRVVAAEIPGEDGTPERLNDFEIASFFQLIATGGSETTRNSITGGLLAFMDNPDQLELLLRDRTLMPKAIEEILRYTSPVNYFRRTATHDVEVRGQRIEAGQKVSLWYCSGNRDEEVFADPFRFDITRWPNDHFAFGGGGAHYCLGANLAKMEMDVIFSEILNRMTDFERAGEIARFNASWYLNVFGGYEKLPIRFRALG from the coding sequence ATGCAGATCGAAGACATCAACCTCACGAAGCTCGCGAGCTTCGGTGGCGACATGCCGGACCACTGGTTCACCTTCCTGCGGGAAGAGGCACCGGTATGGTTCCACCCACCCGTTCCGGACTGCCCGGACCTCGATGGCGAAGGCTTCTGGGTCTTCTCGAAGTACGACGACATCCAGAAGGCCAATCGAGACCATCGCACGTTCTCCGCGGAAAGCGGCCCCGGCCGAACGGGTGGCGGCATCATGCTGAAGGACGTCGACCAGATGCTCGGGTCCGTCATGATCATGACCGATCCGCCCAAGCAGCAGCGGATGCGTCAACTCGTGAACGTCGGCTTCTCGCCGAGGGGCGTCCGTCGCCTCGAAGAATACACGCGCGAACTCACCGTCCGGCTCGTCGACGACGTCCTCGCCCGCGACGAGTCCCAGTGCGAGTTTGTGAGCGAGATCGCCGCCGAAGTTCCGCTGCAAGTGATCGCCGAAATTCTGGGTGTTCCCGAGGCCGACCGTCGCCAGGTTTTCACCTGGACGAACAAGGCTCTCGACGACACCGACGGCGACGACCGCATGAGGGCGCTCGTCGACATGTACGCGTACGCAAATGCGCTCGGAAACGAGAAGAAGGCGAACCCCACCGACGACGTCTTCTCGCGCGTCGTGGCCGCCGAGATCCCGGGCGAAGACGGAACACCGGAGCGCCTGAACGACTTCGAGATCGCGTCATTCTTCCAACTCATCGCCACCGGCGGCAGCGAAACGACTAGGAACTCGATCACCGGCGGTCTTCTCGCGTTCATGGACAACCCCGACCAACTCGAGTTGCTGCTGCGCGACCGCACCCTCATGCCCAAGGCCATCGAGGAGATCCTCCGGTACACGAGCCCCGTGAACTACTTCCGCCGCACCGCGACGCACGACGTAGAGGTGCGCGGACAACGAATCGAGGCGGGACAGAAAGTGTCGCTGTGGTATTGCTCGGGCAACCGCGACGAAGAGGTGTTCGCCGACCCGTTCCGCTTCGACATCACGCGGTGGCCGAACGACCATTTCGCCTTCGGAGGTGGGGGCGCCCACTACTGTCTCGGCGCCAACCTCGCCAAAATGGAGATGGACGTCATCTTCAGTGAGATCCTGAACCGAATGACCGATTTCGAGCGGGCCGGTGAAATTGCGCGCTTCAATGCCTCCTGGTATCTGAACGTCTTCGGCGGCTACGAGAAGCTCCCCATCCGGTTCCGCGCCCTGGGCTGA
- a CDS encoding long-chain-acyl-CoA synthetase, which produces MDLDGGTATLIEDLIELPTFRAIRDSLMGAGAGAFRTMGFVCRDQAEKIPDRIALRFEDEEVSFGAYNAGVNRYTNLLRKHGVERGDVVNVMMENSPAMLMAQGACAKLGAVGALINTHLEGEALQHVHQASGARVAVLDERCTESVVPVLDRLADFTVYGDDRSGATHVALRSLPEGLASASDGEPDIPDVTIGDVFLYVYTSGTTGFPKPAIVRHLRFTAGGHSLAIMLGETEDDCAYAPTPLYHGYANFVGFAPAFHKGACFASRRRFSASEFLSDVQRHHATVFCYVGELCRYLLRTPPSADDRAHRIRVATGSGLRPDIWTEFQERFGIPRIIDSYGQSEGNISLQNRRGRVGSCGRAQPFTHHLLRLGRYDHDRGELARDDAGFLIECRVGETGELLGKIDATSVMAFDGYANASDNEKKLLRNCFEDGDVFLRTGDLLRRDYESYYYFVDRIGDTFRWKGENVATLEVEHLLNQAPGVHESAVYGVQVPGADGRAGMALVVVQDGAAFDPQAFYAYATRTLPGYARPLFVRVAERVDATGNFKTRKTGLQSEGFDPQAVRNDPLWFRDDSAGTFVPLQGPLYAEITGGIRKL; this is translated from the coding sequence ATGGATCTGGATGGCGGCACCGCCACGCTCATCGAAGACCTGATCGAGCTACCGACGTTCCGCGCGATTAGGGACTCCCTCATGGGCGCCGGCGCCGGCGCCTTCCGGACGATGGGGTTCGTGTGCCGAGACCAAGCCGAGAAGATCCCCGACCGAATCGCGCTGCGCTTTGAGGACGAAGAGGTGTCGTTCGGCGCCTACAACGCGGGCGTGAACCGCTACACGAACCTGCTGCGTAAGCACGGAGTCGAGCGCGGCGACGTCGTAAACGTGATGATGGAGAATTCTCCCGCCATGCTCATGGCGCAGGGCGCCTGCGCGAAACTCGGAGCCGTTGGCGCACTGATCAACACGCATCTCGAAGGGGAAGCTCTCCAGCACGTCCACCAGGCTTCGGGAGCTCGAGTCGCCGTCCTCGACGAGCGATGCACGGAGTCGGTCGTACCGGTTCTCGATCGGCTCGCGGATTTTACCGTGTACGGCGACGACCGCAGTGGAGCGACGCATGTCGCGCTGCGATCTCTGCCGGAAGGCCTCGCGAGTGCATCGGATGGTGAGCCCGACATCCCGGACGTGACGATCGGCGACGTCTTCCTCTACGTCTACACGTCCGGCACGACAGGCTTCCCGAAACCGGCGATCGTGCGCCACCTCCGCTTCACGGCCGGCGGACATTCCCTTGCGATCATGCTCGGCGAGACCGAGGACGACTGCGCATACGCGCCAACGCCGCTCTACCACGGGTACGCGAACTTCGTCGGTTTCGCCCCGGCCTTCCACAAGGGAGCTTGCTTCGCATCGCGCAGAAGGTTCAGCGCGAGCGAGTTCCTCTCCGACGTTCAGCGCCACCACGCGACGGTCTTCTGCTACGTCGGGGAACTCTGCCGCTACCTTCTGCGCACTCCGCCGAGTGCCGACGACCGCGCACACCGGATTCGAGTCGCCACGGGCTCCGGCCTCCGCCCCGACATCTGGACCGAGTTCCAGGAGCGCTTCGGCATTCCTCGAATCATCGACTCGTATGGACAGAGTGAAGGGAACATCAGCCTCCAGAACCGACGCGGCCGTGTCGGTTCCTGCGGCCGCGCCCAGCCGTTCACCCACCACCTGCTGAGGCTCGGGCGCTACGACCACGACCGCGGCGAGCTCGCGCGAGACGACGCCGGTTTTTTGATCGAGTGTCGCGTCGGAGAGACCGGCGAACTGCTCGGCAAGATCGACGCGACGAGCGTGATGGCATTCGACGGATACGCAAACGCGAGCGACAACGAAAAGAAGCTTCTCCGGAACTGCTTCGAGGACGGCGACGTCTTCCTTCGAACCGGCGACCTGCTCCGCCGAGACTACGAATCGTACTACTATTTCGTCGACCGCATCGGAGACACGTTCCGCTGGAAGGGAGAGAACGTCGCCACACTCGAGGTCGAGCACCTGCTGAACCAAGCGCCGGGCGTTCACGAGTCGGCGGTCTACGGCGTGCAGGTCCCCGGAGCCGACGGCCGGGCCGGGATGGCGCTCGTCGTCGTCCAGGATGGCGCGGCCTTCGATCCGCAGGCGTTCTACGCGTACGCGACGCGGACCCTGCCGGGGTATGCGCGTCCCTTGTTCGTCCGCGTCGCCGAACGGGTCGACGCGACCGGCAACTTCAAGACCCGGAAGACGGGACTGCAAAGCGAGGGCTTCGACCCACAGGCCGTCCGGAACGACCCGCTCTGGTTCCGGGACGATTCGGCGGGAACCTTCGTGCCGCTCCAGGGCCCGCTGTACGCCGAAATCACGGGCGGAATCCGAAAACTCTGA